The nucleotide window TCCAAAAGCTGGATAAAGACGACTATTTGATTTATGAGAAGTATCGCGGGTTGATTTTGACCTCCAAAGGCAAACGTATGGGGAAAAGGCTGGTCGACCGCCATCAGCTTCTGGAGGATTTTCTGCACTTGATCGGCGTCCAAAAGGAAAACGTATTTCATGATGTGGAAGGAATCGAGCATCATCTGAGTTGGGATTCGATCACCTGCAT belongs to Bacilli bacterium and includes:
- the mntR gene encoding transcriptional regulator MntR, whose amino-acid sequence is MATPSMEDYLERIYQLIDVKGYARVSDIAEGLEVHPSSVTKMIQKLDKDDYLIYEKYRGLILTSKGKRMGKRLVDRHQLLEDFLHLIGVQKENVFHDVEGIEHHLSWDSITCIEALVTFLKRDPERVKELEKLRRELESE